The Snodgrassella alvi wkB2 genome window below encodes:
- the murA gene encoding UDP-N-acetylglucosamine 1-carboxyvinyltransferase: protein MEKLKIRANGALHGEIVISGAKNAALPLLCASLLTRDTLHLANVPMLRDVKTTQKLLQGMGARVLTDNIQEFEINCNSINNTCAPYDLVKTMRASILVLGPTLAHFGEAQVSLPGGCAIGSRPVDQHLKGLEAMGAEISIEHGYVKARAKRLQGAHIVMDMVTVTGTENLLMAATLANGTTILENAAMEPEVTDLADCLVKMGANIQGIGTPTLTITGVEKLHGCSHRVVPDRIEAGTFLCAVAMTGGKVVLKHAAPKTMQAILEKLSEAGAIIEAGDDWISIDMQQRPKAIDIRTLPYPAFPTDMQAQFMVMNSIASGNSKVVETIFENRFMHVPELNRMGARISAEGNTAIVEGVEQLSGTTVMATDLRASASLVLAGLVASGETTVERIYHLDRGYENIEQKLGGVGAIIERVSDH from the coding sequence ATGGAAAAATTAAAAATCCGTGCTAACGGCGCATTACACGGTGAAATTGTTATTTCCGGCGCTAAAAATGCCGCTTTACCTTTGTTATGTGCCTCCTTACTGACTCGTGATACCCTGCATCTGGCCAATGTGCCCATGCTTCGTGATGTTAAAACCACCCAAAAACTGTTACAGGGCATGGGAGCACGTGTACTTACAGATAATATTCAGGAATTTGAAATAAACTGTAACAGTATCAATAATACCTGTGCACCATACGATCTGGTTAAAACCATGCGTGCATCTATTCTGGTACTGGGTCCCACACTGGCACACTTTGGTGAGGCTCAGGTCAGCCTACCCGGAGGCTGTGCCATCGGATCGAGACCGGTAGACCAGCACCTCAAAGGGCTTGAAGCCATGGGGGCAGAAATCAGTATTGAGCATGGTTATGTCAAAGCCCGGGCAAAACGTCTGCAAGGTGCACATATTGTTATGGATATGGTTACCGTAACCGGCACAGAAAATCTGTTAATGGCTGCAACACTGGCAAACGGAACGACTATTCTGGAAAATGCTGCCATGGAACCGGAAGTTACCGATCTTGCCGATTGTCTGGTTAAAATGGGTGCCAATATTCAGGGAATAGGTACACCTACTCTTACCATTACCGGTGTAGAAAAGTTACATGGATGCAGTCACCGTGTCGTTCCCGACCGCATAGAAGCCGGAACTTTTTTGTGTGCAGTGGCTATGACCGGCGGCAAAGTCGTTCTTAAACATGCTGCACCTAAAACCATGCAGGCCATTCTGGAAAAGCTGAGTGAAGCCGGTGCAATTATTGAAGCCGGTGACGATTGGATCAGCATCGACATGCAACAGCGTCCCAAAGCTATCGATATCCGCACCCTCCCCTATCCGGCATTTCCTACCGATATGCAAGCACAGTTTATGGTAATGAATAGTATTGCCAGCGGTAACAGTAAAGTAGTAGAAACCATTTTTGAAAACCGTTTTATGCATGTACCCGAACTTAATCGCATGGGTGCCCGGATATCCGCTGAAGGTAATACTGCAATTGTGGAAGGTGTGGAACAATTATCTGGTACAACTGTTATGGCTACCGATTTACGCGCTTCTGCCAGTCTGGTACTTGCCGGTCTGGTAGCCAGTGGTGAAACTACAGTTGAACGTATTTATCATCTTGATCGCGGCTATGAAAATATAGAACAGAAGCTAGGCGGAGTGGGCGCAATTATTGAACGTGTCAGCGACCATTAA
- a CDS encoding BolA family protein, whose translation MLTPEEVKTMIANLLPCEYLEVEGDGHHFFARIVSSAFNGKNRLARHRMIKDGLAQQIASNELHALSITTAATPDEWAVKQH comes from the coding sequence ATGTTAACACCAGAAGAAGTTAAAACCATGATTGCAAACCTTCTACCTTGTGAATATCTTGAGGTTGAAGGTGATGGTCATCATTTCTTTGCCCGGATTGTATCCAGTGCCTTTAACGGAAAAAACCGGCTGGCACGCCATCGTATGATTAAAGACGGGTTAGCGCAGCAGATTGCCAGTAATGAATTACATGCACTATCCATTACCACTGCCGCCACTCCTGACGAATGGGCTGTCAAACAGCATTAA
- a CDS encoding ABC transporter permease, with the protein MNTIGCYTLFKKEVLRFWKVGFQTLSAPILTALLYQLIFAHVMQGRPDILPGVSYNVFLIPGLAMMSMLQNAFANSSSSLIQSRITGNLIFILLPPLGTIAFFCAYVGASILRGLMVGIGVIAVTAFFGLTMPHHIGWIITFALLGCAIMGMFGLLAGIVAEKFDQLAAFQNFLIMPLTFLSGVFYSINSLPEFWRSLSHFNPVFYMIDGFRFGFFGQSDSSPWLALTVVGSFAIVLCFLVCGILKSGWKLRN; encoded by the coding sequence ATGAATACAATTGGTTGCTACACCCTTTTTAAAAAAGAAGTATTGCGATTCTGGAAAGTAGGTTTTCAAACTTTATCTGCTCCTATCCTCACCGCCTTGCTGTATCAGCTGATATTTGCTCATGTAATGCAGGGGCGTCCTGATATATTACCGGGAGTCAGTTACAATGTATTTCTGATACCGGGCCTGGCTATGATGTCCATGCTGCAAAATGCTTTTGCCAACTCATCTTCCAGCCTGATTCAGTCACGGATTACCGGTAATCTGATATTTATTCTGTTGCCGCCATTGGGTACCATTGCTTTCTTTTGCGCTTATGTCGGCGCTTCCATCCTGCGCGGACTGATGGTAGGTATTGGAGTCATAGCAGTAACAGCTTTTTTCGGATTAACCATGCCACATCATATTGGCTGGATAATAACATTTGCACTGCTCGGATGTGCCATTATGGGTATGTTTGGCTTACTTGCCGGCATTGTTGCAGAAAAATTTGATCAGCTGGCCGCTTTTCAGAACTTTCTTATCATGCCTTTAACATTTCTGTCCGGTGTATTCTATTCTATCAACAGCCTGCCTGAATTCTGGCGTTCACTCAGCCATTTCAATCCGGTTTTTTATATGATTGACGGCTTCCGTTTTGGTTTTTTCGGCCAGAGTGATTCCTCTCCCTGGCTTGCACTAACAGTAGTCGGCAGCTTTGCTATCGTCCTGTGTTTTCTTGTCTGCGGCATCCTGAAATCAGGCTGGAAATTACGCAATTAG
- a CDS encoding ABC transporter ATP-binding protein — MTSPALCIKQAVKTYANGFTALKGVSFSVQPGEFFGLLGPNGAGKTTLISAMAGLSRLTSGQISICGHDVQLEANTTRKLLGVVPQELVFDPFFNVREALKFQSGYFGLRNNDDWIDEIIAGLGLTDKADTNTRNLSGGMKRRVMVALALVHRPPVIVLDEPTAGVDVELRQNLWQFITRLNTDGHTIILTTHYLEEAQSLCNRIAMLKHGEIVALDSTRNLLDTETELRLALTTDQTLPDNLRHYLIKEDDNNHYLLKLADYNQLTALLQILQTQRINVINLNILENDLENVFLRLTSDHAKGTK; from the coding sequence ATGACTTCCCCTGCTCTTTGTATTAAACAAGCAGTAAAAACCTATGCTAATGGTTTTACTGCTTTAAAAGGTGTCAGCTTTAGCGTCCAGCCCGGTGAATTTTTTGGTTTACTCGGTCCTAACGGTGCCGGCAAAACTACTCTCATTTCCGCAATGGCCGGACTAAGCCGCCTGACTTCCGGACAAATCAGCATTTGTGGTCATGATGTACAACTGGAAGCAAACACTACCCGTAAACTTCTGGGTGTCGTTCCGCAGGAACTGGTTTTCGATCCTTTTTTTAACGTACGTGAAGCACTGAAGTTTCAGTCCGGCTATTTTGGTCTGCGTAATAACGATGACTGGATAGATGAAATTATCGCCGGTCTCGGACTGACAGATAAAGCCGACACAAACACACGTAATCTGTCTGGCGGGATGAAACGCCGCGTTATGGTTGCTCTGGCATTAGTACACCGACCGCCCGTTATCGTACTGGACGAACCCACAGCCGGAGTAGACGTAGAATTACGTCAGAATCTGTGGCAGTTTATTACCCGGCTGAATACAGACGGCCATACCATTATTCTAACCACACATTATCTGGAAGAAGCACAATCATTATGCAATCGCATCGCCATGCTGAAACATGGCGAAATTGTCGCACTGGACAGCACACGCAATTTGCTGGATACCGAAACAGAATTACGGCTGGCATTAACTACAGATCAAACATTACCGGATAATTTACGTCATTATCTGATTAAAGAAGATGATAATAACCATTATCTGCTTAAACTCGCTGACTACAACCAGCTAACAGCCTTATTACAAATTCTGCAGACTCAGAGAATTAACGTTATCAATCTAAATATTCTGGAAAACGATCTGGAAAACGTTTTTCTGCGCCTGACCAGTGACCATGCGAAAGGCACAAAATGA
- the yacG gene encoding DNA gyrase inhibitor YacG, with translation MTEKITTVICPICGKNVDWTPSSRFRPFCSERCKMIDLGAWASENYNLPADEDQPLSEEITPSKH, from the coding sequence ATGACTGAAAAAATCACCACTGTAATTTGCCCGATATGCGGGAAAAATGTTGACTGGACTCCGTCCAGCCGCTTTCGTCCGTTCTGTTCAGAGCGTTGCAAAATGATTGATCTGGGAGCATGGGCTAGTGAAAATTATAATCTGCCAGCCGATGAAGATCAGCCGCTAAGTGAAGAAATAACACCATCAAAGCATTGA
- the zapD gene encoding cell division protein ZapD, protein MIHFEHPLSERVRNFLRIAHLFKHFHEVVIRSEIWAHHCALFSLFEIMEAAARAELKLDILQELERQKSLARQRGEEGKNVLVDIQTAITNLQSVQQKFGQHLRENEWLMAIKQRMFVPGGTSPYDLPSYYYWQQKKPAERELQLRQWIQSLLPTYEAIKLLLEILRQNSLSVDCLATSGSYQHNSLGQNIHLLGINVSQNATALPEVSANKYFTHIRFLQASQQQARGQVLTTDIPFTLVMCSFDPVIK, encoded by the coding sequence ATTATCCATTTCGAACATCCTTTGTCTGAGCGCGTCCGTAATTTCCTGCGCATAGCACATTTGTTCAAACATTTCCATGAAGTAGTGATACGCAGTGAAATCTGGGCACATCATTGTGCATTATTCTCACTATTCGAAATCATGGAAGCAGCAGCACGTGCCGAATTGAAACTGGATATTCTGCAAGAACTGGAACGACAAAAAAGTCTGGCCAGACAACGTGGTGAAGAAGGTAAAAATGTCCTGGTAGATATACAAACTGCAATTACAAATCTGCAAAGTGTTCAGCAAAAATTCGGACAGCATTTACGCGAAAATGAATGGCTGATGGCAATCAAGCAGCGCATGTTCGTACCCGGCGGTACCAGTCCGTATGATTTGCCTTCCTATTATTACTGGCAGCAAAAAAAGCCGGCAGAACGTGAATTACAGTTACGCCAGTGGATCCAGAGTCTGTTACCTACTTATGAAGCCATCAAATTGCTACTGGAAATTCTGCGTCAAAACAGTCTGTCTGTAGACTGTCTGGCAACAAGCGGAAGTTATCAGCATAACAGTCTTGGACAGAACATTCACCTACTAGGAATTAATGTTTCCCAGAATGCCACTGCACTGCCAGAAGTATCTGCTAATAAATATTTTACCCATATTCGCTTTTTACAGGCATCACAACAACAGGCACGTGGCCAGGTTTTAACCACTGATATACCATTTACTCTGGTCATGTGCAGCTTTGATCCGGTAATCAAATAA
- the coaE gene encoding dephospho-CoA kinase (Dephospho-CoA kinase (CoaE) performs the final step in coenzyme A biosynthesis.): MTFWIGLSGGIGSGKSAVASCFTALGIPVLNADEIAHQLTAPGGLALPEIRRQCGNNLFLTGGTLDRPKLRNWVFADSQNRILLENILHPLILQSLQQAKQQIVLNQHYGIIEIPLLAEKPEFQQLVQRILIIEAPVNICIQRVRQRSNLDESTIRAIMAQQADSNSRKAIADDIIINDGNWQELNRKVIQLHHFYQALTPAKL, encoded by the coding sequence ATGACGTTCTGGATAGGTCTGTCCGGGGGCATAGGTAGTGGAAAATCTGCCGTAGCAAGCTGTTTTACTGCTCTGGGCATACCAGTACTGAATGCAGATGAAATCGCACACCAGCTTACTGCTCCTGGTGGTCTGGCTTTACCTGAAATCCGCAGACAGTGCGGGAATAATCTGTTTCTTACTGGCGGCACTCTGGATCGGCCAAAACTGCGTAATTGGGTGTTTGCCGATTCACAGAATCGTATTCTGCTGGAAAATATTCTCCATCCGTTAATTCTGCAAAGTCTTCAGCAAGCAAAACAGCAAATCGTTTTGAATCAGCATTATGGAATTATTGAAATTCCTTTACTGGCAGAAAAACCGGAATTTCAACAACTGGTACAACGTATACTCATTATCGAAGCACCGGTTAACATATGTATTCAAAGAGTTCGGCAGCGCAGTAATCTGGACGAATCAACAATCCGTGCTATCATGGCGCAGCAGGCTGACAGTAATAGCCGGAAAGCCATTGCCGATGACATCATTATCAACGATGGCAACTGGCAGGAACTAAACCGGAAAGTTATCCAGCTGCATCATTTCTATCAAGCTCTAACACCAGCCAAGTTATGA
- a CDS encoding prepilin peptidase — protein MLTDTLFFSVIALISGCAVGSFLNVVIYRLPIMMERSWQAEARMALQLPAEHTSHFNLCVPHSACPHCQHKIRWWQNIPLVSYILLRGRCASCSASISPRYFCVELLTGIAFAAVVWRYDVTPIAAGGLILTAALIALTFIDAETQLLPDQITLPLLWLGLLFNWYCEFVPLASAVWGAALGYLSLWSLFWLFKLLTGKDGMGYGDFKLLAALGAWMGASALPLIVFMAAIVGIIASLILRVARSQPMAFGPALAIAGWIVWMTNSQINQLIHWWLRLSGFST, from the coding sequence ATGTTAACTGATACTCTGTTTTTTAGCGTCATTGCATTAATATCGGGATGTGCTGTTGGCAGTTTTCTGAATGTAGTGATCTATCGTTTACCCATTATGATGGAACGAAGCTGGCAGGCAGAAGCACGAATGGCATTGCAACTGCCTGCAGAACACACCAGTCACTTTAATCTCTGTGTTCCGCATTCAGCCTGCCCGCACTGTCAGCATAAAATCCGCTGGTGGCAGAATATACCTCTTGTCAGTTATATACTGCTACGCGGACGCTGTGCTTCATGTTCAGCATCCATCAGCCCACGCTATTTTTGCGTGGAATTATTAACCGGTATTGCATTTGCTGCAGTAGTCTGGCGTTATGATGTCACACCTATTGCTGCGGGCGGTCTGATACTGACTGCCGCACTGATTGCACTGACCTTTATAGATGCCGAAACCCAGCTGTTACCTGACCAAATCACCTTACCTCTACTCTGGCTGGGTTTACTGTTTAACTGGTATTGTGAATTTGTTCCCTTAGCTTCTGCTGTCTGGGGTGCTGCATTAGGCTATCTGAGCTTGTGGTCACTTTTCTGGTTATTCAAACTACTAACCGGTAAAGATGGTATGGGTTATGGTGATTTTAAACTACTGGCTGCCCTTGGTGCGTGGATGGGTGCTTCTGCATTGCCTTTAATTGTATTTATGGCAGCAATTGTCGGTATTATTGCTTCACTTATTCTCAGAGTTGCCCGCAGCCAGCCTATGGCTTTTGGTCCGGCACTGGCCATTGCAGGCTGGATTGTGTGGATGACAAACAGTCAGATTAATCAGTTGATTCACTGGTGGCTGCGTCTTTCCGGGTTTAGTACATGA